In Bacteroides cellulosilyticus, the genomic stretch CACGTACTACGGTGCCAGCGCGGAAACTTTGCAGAAGAGTGTTATCGCTCCGTTGGAAGAAGCTATCAACGGTGTGGAAGACATGACCTATATGACGTCTACCGCTACCAATGCCGGTTCGGTATCCATTACCGTCTATTTCAAACAGGGAACCGACCCGGATATGGCTGCCGTTAATGTGCAGAACCGCGTATCCAGAGCTACCGGACAGCTTCCGGGAGAAGTAACTCAGGTAGGTGTGACTACTATGAAACGCCAGACCAGTATCTTACAGATGTTTTCATTGCATAGTCCCGATAATTCGTATGATGAAAACTTCCTTGCTAACTATATGAGTATCAACCTGAAGCCGCAGTTGCTGCGTATTGCAGGTGTGGGCGATATGATGATTATGGGTGGTGACTACAGTATGCGTGTCTGGATGAAGCCTGATGTGATGGCACAGTACAAACTGATTCCGTCTGACGTGACGGCAGCACTTGCCGAGCAGAATATAGAATCGGCTACCGGTTCGTTCGGTGAAAATTCGGACGAAACCTATCAATATACCATGAAGTATAAAGGCCGTCTGATTACACCGGAGGAATTTGGTGAAATCGTAATCCGTTCTACGGAAGACGGTGAAGTGCTGAAGTTGAAAGACATTGCAGATGTGGAACTGGGTAAGGACAGCTACGCCTACAAAGGCGGTATGGACGGTCACAATGGTGTTTCCTGTATGGTATTCCAGACAGCCGGCTCCAATGCAACGGAAGTAAACCAGAACATTGACAATCTGCTGGACGAAGTACGTAAAGACCTGCCGAAAGGTGTGGAACTGACACAGATGATGAGTTCCAATGACTTCCTGTTCGCTTCTATCCATGAAGTAGTAAAGACTTTGATTGAGGCTATCATTCTCGTTATCTTGGTGGTATATGTATTCTTGCAGGACATCCGTTCCACATTGATTCCGTTGGTGGGCATCATCGTGTCACTGGTAGGTACCTTCGCTTTTATGTCCGTTGCCGGATTCAGTATCAACCTGATTACACTGTTTGCATTGGTGCTTGTGATCGGTACGGTGGTGGACGACGCCATAGTCGTCGTCGAGGCGGTACAGTCGAGGTTCGATGTCGGGTATAAGTCTTCTTATATGGCAAGTATCGACGCTATGAAAGGTATCAGTAATGCGGTTATCACCTCTTCACTGGTATTTATGGCGGTGTTCATTCCTGTATCGTTTATGAGTGGTACGTCCGGTACGTTCTATACGCAGTTCGGTCTGACGATGGCGGTTGCGGTAGGTATTTCAGCCGTTAACGCTTTGACGCTGAGCCCGGCTCTTTGCGCTCTGCTGCTGAGACCTTATATTAATGAAGATGGCACGCAGAAGAATAATTTTGCCGCCCGTTTCCGTAATTCGTTCAATGCGGCTTTCGATGTGGTGGTGAATAAGTATAAGAATGCGGTATTATTCTTTATCAAGCGTCGCTGGTTGTCATGGTCATTGTTGGTTTGCTCAGTGGTAGTGTTGGTACTCCTGATGAACTCTACGAAGACCAGTTTGGTGCCTGATGAAGATCAGGGTGTATTGTTCGTCAATGTAAGCACGGCTCCGGGTAGTTCACTGAAGACTACGGATGATGTTATGCTTCGTGTGGAAGAACGCTTGGAGGCTATTCCGCAGAAACTTCATATTCAGAAAGTAACCGGCTACGGTTTGCTTTCCGGACAGGGAAATACCTTCGGTATGATTGTAGTGAAGCTGAAACCTTGGGATGAACGTACAAAGAAAGAAGATCAGGTGCAGGCTGTCATCGGACAGATTTATGCCCGCACGGCAGATATCAAGGATGCCACGATCTTTGCAATTGCTCCGGGTATGATTCCGGGTTATGGTATGGGTAATGCACTCGACCTGAATGTACAGGATAAGTTGGGCACGGATGTGAATACCTTCTTCCAGACTACCCAGCAATACCTGGGTGCTTTGAACCAGCGTCCCGAAATCTCCATGGCCTATTCTACTTTCGATGTGCGCTATCCGCAGTGGACTGTAGAAGTCGATGCTGCCAAATGTAAGCGTGCCGGCATTACTCCGGATGCAGTGCTCTCTACACTTTCGGGCTACTATGGCGGACAGTATGTATCCAACTTCAACCGTTTCTCAAAGGTATATAGGGTTATGATACAGTCCGGTCCGGAATACCGCATGGATGAGACTTCACTGCACAATACCTTTGTTCGGATGGCAAACGGTGAGATGGCTCCGCTGAGCCAGTTCGTTACGCTGACCCGCAGTTATGGTGCCGAGACATTGAGTCGCTTCAATATGTATAACTCCATAGCTGTGAATGCCATGCCTGCCGAGGGATATAGTACGGGTGATGCCATCCGTGCCGTGAAAGAGACAGCGGAAATCAGCCTGCCGAAAGGTTACGGTTATGACTTCGGTGGTATCACACGTGAAGAGAACCAGCAGAGTGGTACGACGGTAATTATCTTCGGCATCTGTATTCTGATGATCTATCTTATTCTGAGTGCGCTTTATGAAAGCTTCATCGTTCCGTTTGCAGTTATTCTTGCGGTTCCGGTAGGCTTGATGGGTACGTTCTTGTTTGCCAAGATAGCAGGATTGGAGAATAACATTTATCTGCAAACAGGTTTGATTATGTTGATCGGTTTGCTTGCCAAGACAGCCATTCTGTTGACGGAATATGCTGCCGAGCGCCGAAAAGCAGGCATGGGATTGATTGCTTCCGCAGTCAGCGCAGCCAAAGCCCGTCTTCGTCCTATCCTGATGACGGCACTTACCATGATCTTCGGTCTGTTCCCGCTGGTAGTAGCTACCGGAGTAGGTGCTAACGGTAACCGTTCGTTGGGTACAGGTGTAGTAGGTGGTATGACCATCGGTACACTGGCATTGCTTTTCATCGTTCCGGCTTTGTTTGTCACCTTCCAGTGGTTGCAGGAACGTCTGCGTCCGGCTCAGTCCATGCCTACCAAAGACTGGCAGATTGAGGAGGATATGGAAGTGAGTAAGAAAGAAATAGAAGAACATCAATCAAAAGAAAAATGAAGAAACAAATCATCACTTTAGCTGTCGCAGCCTTGCTGTTGAGTAGTTGCGGCATCTATACTAAATATGAACGTCCCGAAGTCAAGACCGACGGACTTTACGGGCAGGATGTAGAGGTGGAAGACACCACCTCTATTGCCTCTCTCTCCTGGCGCGAGTTGTTTACCGACCCGCAACTACAATCTCTCATTGAGCATGCACTGCAAGGAAATACCGACTTGCAGTCCGCTCAGTGGCGTATCAAAGAAGCGGAAGCCACTCTGTCATCCGCCCGCCTGG encodes the following:
- a CDS encoding efflux RND transporter permease subunit; the encoded protein is MNLRTFIERPVFSAVISITIVILGIIGLFTLPVEQYPDIAPPTVMVSTTYYGASAETLQKSVIAPLEEAINGVEDMTYMTSTATNAGSVSITVYFKQGTDPDMAAVNVQNRVSRATGQLPGEVTQVGVTTMKRQTSILQMFSLHSPDNSYDENFLANYMSINLKPQLLRIAGVGDMMIMGGDYSMRVWMKPDVMAQYKLIPSDVTAALAEQNIESATGSFGENSDETYQYTMKYKGRLITPEEFGEIVIRSTEDGEVLKLKDIADVELGKDSYAYKGGMDGHNGVSCMVFQTAGSNATEVNQNIDNLLDEVRKDLPKGVELTQMMSSNDFLFASIHEVVKTLIEAIILVILVVYVFLQDIRSTLIPLVGIIVSLVGTFAFMSVAGFSINLITLFALVLVIGTVVDDAIVVVEAVQSRFDVGYKSSYMASIDAMKGISNAVITSSLVFMAVFIPVSFMSGTSGTFYTQFGLTMAVAVGISAVNALTLSPALCALLLRPYINEDGTQKNNFAARFRNSFNAAFDVVVNKYKNAVLFFIKRRWLSWSLLVCSVVVLVLLMNSTKTSLVPDEDQGVLFVNVSTAPGSSLKTTDDVMLRVEERLEAIPQKLHIQKVTGYGLLSGQGNTFGMIVVKLKPWDERTKKEDQVQAVIGQIYARTADIKDATIFAIAPGMIPGYGMGNALDLNVQDKLGTDVNTFFQTTQQYLGALNQRPEISMAYSTFDVRYPQWTVEVDAAKCKRAGITPDAVLSTLSGYYGGQYVSNFNRFSKVYRVMIQSGPEYRMDETSLHNTFVRMANGEMAPLSQFVTLTRSYGAETLSRFNMYNSIAVNAMPAEGYSTGDAIRAVKETAEISLPKGYGYDFGGITREENQQSGTTVIIFGICILMIYLILSALYESFIVPFAVILAVPVGLMGTFLFAKIAGLENNIYLQTGLIMLIGLLAKTAILLTEYAAERRKAGMGLIASAVSAAKARLRPILMTALTMIFGLFPLVVATGVGANGNRSLGTGVVGGMTIGTLALLFIVPALFVTFQWLQERLRPAQSMPTKDWQIEEDMEVSKKEIEEHQSKEK